One segment of Dolichospermum sp. DET69 DNA contains the following:
- a CDS encoding urease subunit beta, which yields MIPGEIITPIGEIELNAGRPITKLIVANAGDRPIQIGSHFHFFEVNTALIFDREKARGMRLDIPAGTAVRFEPGDEKEITLVPLIGTRQIYGFNGKINGSL from the coding sequence ATGATACCCGGAGAAATCATCACCCCAATAGGGGAAATTGAATTAAATGCAGGTCGTCCAATTACTAAATTAATAGTAGCAAATGCAGGAGATAGACCCATTCAAATAGGATCGCATTTTCACTTTTTTGAAGTTAATACTGCTTTAATTTTCGACAGAGAAAAAGCGCGAGGAATGAGATTAGATATCCCCGCAGGTACAGCCGTGAGATTTGAACCAGGAGATGAAAAAGAAATTACTCTAGTTCCCCTCATTGGTACTCGTCAGATATATGGATTCAACGGCAAAATTAATGGAAGTCTGTGA
- the psbQ gene encoding photosystem II protein PsbQ, producing MVRQRSIFSLIFVLLATFLISCGSPSVATVPPSYTAAEVAKIQEYVPGIQMVRDRSTELKNLISQGEWIKVGNFIHGPMTEARLNMTYIIPNLARQNQAKARQISKDLLQDLVRVDQAASTGNTSLALTKYKEVFVDIDNFLELVPEKSS from the coding sequence ATGGTGCGTCAACGTTCTATCTTTTCACTGATTTTTGTATTATTAGCAACATTTTTAATTAGTTGTGGTAGTCCTAGTGTTGCTACTGTACCACCATCTTATACAGCAGCGGAAGTTGCAAAAATTCAGGAATATGTTCCGGGAATTCAGATGGTGCGCGATCGCTCGACCGAATTGAAAAACCTGATTTCTCAAGGTGAATGGATTAAAGTGGGCAATTTCATCCATGGACCAATGACAGAAGCTAGGTTAAATATGACTTATATCATTCCTAACTTGGCACGGCAAAATCAAGCTAAAGCCCGGCAAATCAGCAAAGATTTGTTACAGGATCTAGTAAGAGTAGATCAAGCTGCCTCTACGGGTAATACTAGCCTAGCTTTAACTAAGTACAAAGAAGTTTTTGTAGATATTGACAACTTCTTAGAACTAGTTCCTGAAAAAAGTAGCTAA
- a CDS encoding sulfite exporter TauE/SafE family protein: MTIFWLALAGIIGWFISLLAGGGSSLILMPIVGMFIGAAAIAPVITISGIFGNSERVFVYWQKINWDVVKWELPGAVFGGILGAFTLTKIKLDWLNILVAIFLIFSAISYFFKNEEKSFTVQTWYFLPAGFAYAFLSGLIGSMGPVLAPLYINYGLQKEELLATQATNRVIVHLVKVVVYGFFGAFKLPYIGYGIVLGLAALPGNYLGHLVLQKISEKQFRQLVISFVMFSGMLILWQQRELLPFW, encoded by the coding sequence ATGACAATATTTTGGTTGGCATTAGCTGGCATTATCGGCTGGTTTATCAGTTTACTAGCTGGTGGTGGGAGTTCATTAATTCTCATGCCCATTGTGGGAATGTTCATAGGGGCAGCAGCTATTGCTCCTGTAATTACTATCAGTGGCATATTTGGCAACAGTGAACGAGTATTTGTCTATTGGCAAAAAATTAATTGGGATGTTGTCAAATGGGAGTTACCCGGAGCAGTTTTTGGCGGAATTTTAGGAGCATTTACACTCACAAAAATTAAATTAGATTGGTTAAATATTTTAGTTGCCATATTTCTCATTTTTTCGGCTATAAGTTACTTCTTCAAAAATGAGGAGAAATCTTTTACCGTCCAAACTTGGTACTTTCTCCCAGCAGGTTTTGCTTATGCTTTTTTATCTGGTTTGATAGGCAGCATGGGGCCTGTATTAGCTCCACTTTATATTAACTATGGCTTACAAAAAGAGGAATTACTAGCAACTCAGGCAACAAATCGAGTGATTGTTCATCTCGTCAAAGTGGTTGTCTATGGTTTTTTTGGAGCTTTCAAATTACCATACATTGGTTATGGAATTGTCCTTGGTTTGGCTGCATTACCTGGCAATTACTTGGGACATTTAGTTCTGCAAAAAATCAGTGAAAAACAATTCCGTCAATTGGTGATCTCCTTTGTCATGTTCAGTGGAATGCTGATTTTATGGCAGCAAAGAGAATTATTACCTTTTTGGTAA
- a CDS encoding DUF393 domain-containing protein gives MTYYVIYDGNCNLCVTLVQLLETLDQGKLFRYVPMQDEERLSQWEITTTDCQQGMMLIDGNATQRRWQGSNAAEEIGRLLPMGSLFVEAYRALPGMKWAGDRFYEQIRDNRYTLFGKRLQTYQSAYCVDGSCQTPS, from the coding sequence ATGACTTACTATGTTATCTATGATGGCAACTGCAATCTTTGTGTGACTTTAGTGCAGTTGTTGGAGACTTTAGACCAAGGAAAGCTCTTTCGTTACGTTCCTATGCAAGATGAGGAGAGATTATCCCAATGGGAAATTACTACTACAGATTGTCAACAGGGGATGATGTTAATTGATGGTAATGCTACCCAAAGACGTTGGCAGGGTAGTAATGCGGCTGAGGAAATTGGGCGATTATTACCTATGGGAAGCTTATTTGTCGAGGCTTATCGGGCTTTACCGGGGATGAAATGGGCAGGAGATAGGTTTTATGAACAAATTCGGGATAACCGTTATACCTTGTTTGGTAAGCGATTGCAAACCTATCAATCAGCATACTGTGTAGATGGTAGTTGTCAAACACCCTCTTAA
- a CDS encoding urease accessory protein UreD, giving the protein MIDNPYTVQGWHGKLNLVYAKRQDSTQLIYNHHQAPFKVQRPFYPEGQEVCHSVILHTAGGIVGGDRLSSQIHLQPQTKALITTAAASKIYRSNGLLARQIVDIQIDAHACLEYLPQETILFNGAIYRQDLRVELATDASYLGWEITRFGRSARGEKFLQGEMRSHTEIWQNGIPLWIDRQIVPGSEEVFHSPHGLAGNPVVGSFISVGLPISQEIINQARSLIIQNSNAGVTRLQHGFLCRYRGNSTSEVRSWFTNIWQMFRVSCLNGGNCIPRVWQI; this is encoded by the coding sequence ATGATTGATAACCCCTACACAGTACAAGGTTGGCATGGCAAACTTAACTTAGTTTATGCTAAACGCCAAGATTCTACTCAGTTGATTTACAACCACCATCAAGCCCCTTTTAAGGTACAACGCCCTTTTTATCCAGAAGGACAAGAAGTTTGTCATAGTGTGATTTTACACACTGCTGGCGGCATTGTGGGGGGCGATCGCTTATCTTCCCAAATTCACCTCCAACCCCAGACAAAGGCATTAATTACCACCGCAGCCGCAAGTAAAATATATCGTAGTAACGGGCTATTAGCAAGACAAATCGTAGATATTCAAATTGATGCTCATGCTTGTTTAGAATATTTACCCCAAGAAACGATTTTATTTAATGGGGCAATTTATCGCCAAGATTTGCGGGTAGAATTAGCTACAGATGCAAGTTATTTGGGCTGGGAAATTACGAGATTTGGAAGAAGTGCCAGGGGAGAAAAGTTTTTACAGGGAGAGATGCGATCGCACACGGAAATCTGGCAAAATGGTATTCCCCTATGGATTGATAGGCAAATTGTCCCCGGTAGCGAAGAAGTATTTCATAGTCCTCATGGTTTAGCGGGAAACCCCGTTGTGGGTAGTTTTATTAGTGTTGGTTTGCCAATATCACAGGAAATCATTAACCAAGCGCGTTCTTTAATCATTCAAAACTCTAATGCTGGGGTAACTCGCTTACAACATGGATTTTTGTGCCGATATCGTGGTAATTCTACATCTGAAGTCAGAAGTTGGTTTACAAATATTTGGCAAATGTTCCGAGTATCTTGTCTAAATGGTGGTAATTGTATTCCGAGAGTATGGCAAATTTAA
- a CDS encoding allophycocyanin, producing the protein MTVISQVILQADEELRYPSSGELKNIKAFLETGVKRTRIAATLSENEKKIVQEATKKLWQKRPDFIAPGGNAYGEKQRALCIRDFGWYLRLITYGVLAGDKDPIEKIGLVGVREMYNSLGVPVPGMVEAITSLKQASLDLLNTEDAAETAPYFDYIIQAMS; encoded by the coding sequence ATGACTGTAATTAGCCAAGTTATTCTCCAAGCTGACGAAGAACTGCGTTACCCCAGCAGTGGCGAACTCAAAAACATCAAAGCATTTTTGGAAACAGGTGTAAAGCGGACAAGAATCGCTGCTACCCTTTCAGAAAACGAGAAAAAAATCGTTCAAGAAGCCACCAAAAAACTTTGGCAAAAACGCCCTGACTTTATCGCCCCCGGTGGTAATGCTTACGGTGAAAAACAGCGGGCTTTGTGTATTCGGGACTTTGGCTGGTATTTACGCCTAATTACCTATGGCGTACTTGCTGGTGACAAAGATCCCATTGAAAAAATTGGTTTGGTTGGTGTGCGGGAAATGTACAACTCTCTAGGTGTTCCTGTTCCTGGAATGGTAGAAGCTATCACTTCTCTCAAACAAGCGTCCTTGGATTTATTGAATACAGAAGACGCGGCCGAAACTGCACCTTACTTTGATTACATCATTCAAGCGATGTCTTAA
- a CDS encoding AAA family ATPase produces MVAPYRLTSVNIRGYRPFRNLEAPLQPLEIIVGANGAGKSSLFEFLKFLRDSLYYDIPPEIITGAIGQQIFHIPGPAKFEWDIEIDTGRPIGIRYLGELMGPVGRTQVSYERVESSKPFNDKYSNPYIYMDIQGNKGVIREPGEKGFTALTQDELKQEIALKRSNQLTLNTITNPSLEALYNLREYIRDWRFYSSFNIGNQKIRQSVPIEQEPILHEDAGNLSSVLFYLMTEHRTAFDELQQHLRSVIPGFKGLTVKARGGPGEVIAFWQESGIDQELSLADLSDGILRLICWICLCVLPNPPSLICIDEPDQGVHPRTLPVLAALFEKTCERTQILLATHSSYFLTQFDISQIAVIRKENGEAKFIKPGNSQVLIDMLDDFGSDELEQLHRSDELERLP; encoded by the coding sequence ATGGTAGCACCATACCGATTAACATCAGTCAATATTCGAGGTTATCGTCCTTTTAGAAACTTGGAAGCTCCATTACAACCATTAGAAATTATTGTTGGTGCTAATGGGGCAGGAAAATCAAGTTTATTTGAATTTCTCAAATTTTTGCGAGATAGTCTTTATTACGATATCCCTCCTGAAATAATTACTGGTGCTATTGGGCAGCAGATTTTTCATATTCCAGGACCAGCTAAGTTTGAATGGGATATAGAAATTGATACAGGTCGTCCAATTGGTATTAGATATTTAGGGGAACTTATGGGACCGGTTGGTAGAACCCAAGTTTCCTATGAAAGAGTAGAATCATCTAAACCTTTTAATGATAAATATAGTAATCCATACATATATATGGATATTCAGGGTAATAAAGGTGTTATTAGAGAACCTGGAGAAAAAGGATTTACAGCTTTAACACAAGATGAATTAAAACAAGAGATTGCTTTAAAGCGTTCTAATCAACTAACGCTGAATACGATAACAAATCCATCATTAGAAGCTTTATATAACTTACGTGAATATATTCGTGATTGGAGGTTTTATAGTTCTTTTAACATAGGAAATCAGAAGATTCGTCAATCAGTTCCCATTGAACAAGAACCAATTTTACATGAAGATGCAGGTAATTTGAGTTCAGTTCTTTTCTATTTAATGACTGAACATAGAACAGCATTTGATGAACTACAACAACATCTTCGTTCTGTAATTCCTGGTTTTAAAGGTTTAACCGTAAAAGCTCGTGGTGGACCAGGAGAAGTTATAGCTTTTTGGCAAGAATCAGGTATTGATCAAGAGTTAAGTCTTGCGGATTTATCAGATGGAATTTTGCGTTTAATTTGTTGGATTTGTTTATGTGTACTGCCAAATCCACCATCGTTAATTTGTATTGATGAACCAGATCAAGGTGTACATCCACGGACACTACCTGTTTTAGCTGCCTTATTTGAGAAAACTTGTGAACGCACACAAATTTTATTGGCAACTCATTCATCTTATTTTTTGACGCAGTTTGATATTTCTCAAATTGCAGTAATTAGAAAAGAAAATGGGGAAGCAAAGTTTATTAAACCTGGAAATTCTCAAGTTTTAATTGATATGCTTGATGATTTTGGCTCAGATGAATTAGAACAATTACACCGTAGTGATGAATTAGAGAGACTTCCATGA
- the crtD gene encoding C-3',4' desaturase CrtD translates to MSNLTHTKNQSRVIVIGAGIGGLTTGALLAHRGYNVLILDQAIVPGGCASTFKRQGFIFDVGATQVAGLEPGGIHHRIFSELNIELPAATPCDPACAVYLPGESTPINVWRDPQKWQAERQKQFPGSESFWQLLTTLFNASWEFQGRDPVLPPRNLWDLGQLIQAVRPSTLITAPFTLFTVGDALRLCGLGKDKRLRTFLDLQLKLYSQVSAEETALLYAATALSVSQSPQGLYHLQGSMQVLSDRLVESLERDGGKLLMRHTVEKIKVENGQANAVVIKNQKTGETWTQTAEHIIANVTVQNLVQLLGENAPAGYKQRVEKLPPASGAFVVYLGVEKSAIPPNCPPHLQFLYDVNKPIGENNSLFVSVSHEGDGRAPIGKATIIASSFVDFTPWWHTQDYQGLKQKFTQEAISKLSEYFYLKPETIIYVEAATPRTFEHFTGREGGIVGGIGQRIPTFGPFGFANRTPINNLWLVGDSTHPGEGTAGVSYSALTVVRQIQAQS, encoded by the coding sequence ATGTCAAATCTTACTCATACAAAAAATCAATCCCGCGTTATCGTTATCGGTGCGGGTATAGGTGGACTTACAACCGGGGCGTTATTGGCACACAGAGGTTATAACGTCCTAATTCTTGACCAAGCAATAGTTCCTGGTGGTTGTGCTTCCACCTTTAAACGTCAAGGATTTATCTTTGATGTTGGTGCAACCCAAGTTGCAGGTTTAGAACCTGGGGGAATTCATCACCGCATTTTCTCAGAATTAAATATAGAATTACCCGCAGCCACGCCTTGTGACCCAGCTTGTGCGGTATATCTTCCGGGAGAGTCAACACCGATTAATGTCTGGCGTGATCCTCAGAAATGGCAAGCAGAACGCCAGAAACAGTTTCCTGGTAGTGAATCTTTTTGGCAATTATTAACAACTTTATTTAATGCTAGTTGGGAATTTCAAGGACGTGATCCTGTTTTACCACCCCGGAATTTATGGGATTTAGGACAATTAATCCAAGCAGTGCGTCCGAGTACCTTGATTACTGCACCTTTCACATTATTTACTGTAGGGGATGCTTTACGATTATGTGGGTTAGGAAAGGACAAAAGACTGCGGACATTTTTAGATTTACAACTGAAGTTATATTCTCAAGTCAGCGCCGAAGAAACCGCTTTACTTTATGCAGCTACAGCCTTGAGTGTGTCCCAATCACCCCAGGGATTATATCATCTGCAAGGGAGTATGCAAGTATTGAGCGATCGCTTGGTAGAATCCTTAGAAAGAGATGGTGGCAAATTATTAATGCGTCACACCGTCGAAAAAATCAAAGTTGAAAATGGCCAAGCCAACGCTGTAGTTATTAAAAATCAGAAAACCGGAGAAACTTGGACCCAAACAGCAGAACATATAATTGCAAATGTCACCGTTCAAAATTTAGTTCAATTATTAGGAGAAAATGCTCCTGCTGGATATAAACAAAGAGTAGAAAAACTCCCCCCAGCTTCCGGTGCATTTGTAGTTTATTTGGGTGTAGAAAAAAGTGCAATTCCTCCTAATTGTCCACCGCATTTACAATTTTTATATGATGTTAATAAACCTATTGGTGAAAACAATTCTCTGTTTGTCTCTGTAAGTCATGAAGGAGACGGCCGCGCACCAATAGGAAAAGCCACAATTATTGCTTCTTCCTTTGTTGATTTTACTCCCTGGTGGCATACTCAAGATTATCAAGGGTTAAAACAAAAATTTACTCAAGAAGCAATATCCAAACTTTCTGAATATTTCTACTTGAAACCAGAAACTATCATTTATGTAGAAGCTGCCACACCTCGTACCTTTGAGCATTTTACAGGACGGGAAGGGGGTATTGTTGGTGGTATTGGGCAAAGAATTCCTACCTTTGGCCCCTTTGGTTTTGCGAATCGGACACCTATTAATAATTTGTGGTTAGTGGGGGATTCAACTCATCCTGGAGAAGGAACTGCGGGAGTGAGTTATTCAGCTTTGACAGTAGTTAGACAAATTCAAGCTCAAAGTTAA
- the ureC gene encoding urease subunit alpha yields MPYRMDRRAYAETYGPTVGDKIRLADTELFIEVEQDFTTYGDEVKFGGGKVIRDGMGQSPISNADGAVDLVITNALILDWWGIVKADIGIKDGKIYKIGKAGNPYIQDNIDIIIGPGTEALAGEGMILTAGGIDTHIHFICPQQIEVAIASGITTMIGGGTGPATGTNATTCTPGPWNIYRMLQAADAFPVNIGFLGKGNTSQPQGLIEQIEAGVMGLKLHEDWGTTPATIDTCLTVADEYDVQVAIHTDTLNEAGFVEDTIAAFKHRAIHTYHTEGAGGGHAPDIIKVCGQSNVLPSSTNPTRPYTVNTLDEHLDMLMVCHHLDSSIPEDVSFAESRIRRETIAAEDILHDLGAFSMIASDSQAMGRVGEVIIRTWQTAHKMKIQRGSLAGDGNADNVRAKRYIAKYTINPAITHGISEYVGSVEAGKLADLCLWTPAFFGVKPQIVIKGGMIAWSQMGDASASIPTPQPVYMRPMFGSFAGARNATSLTFISQAALAREIPQQLSLRKLAVPVSGTRQITKLDMKLNDALPHIEVDPETYEVRANGELLTCEPATVLPMAQRYFLF; encoded by the coding sequence ATGCCATACAGAATGGATCGTCGCGCTTATGCTGAAACCTATGGACCCACAGTAGGTGATAAAATTAGATTAGCAGACACAGAATTATTTATTGAAGTAGAACAGGATTTCACAACCTACGGAGATGAGGTGAAATTTGGTGGTGGTAAAGTGATTAGAGATGGCATGGGACAATCCCCAATTTCTAACGCTGATGGTGCTGTAGATTTAGTGATTACTAATGCTTTAATCCTCGATTGGTGGGGAATTGTTAAAGCAGATATCGGCATTAAAGATGGCAAAATTTACAAAATTGGTAAAGCTGGAAATCCCTATATTCAAGACAATATAGATATCATTATTGGTCCGGGGACTGAAGCTTTAGCAGGAGAAGGAATGATTCTGACAGCGGGGGGAATTGATACCCACATCCATTTTATTTGTCCTCAACAGATTGAAGTAGCGATCGCATCAGGGATCACAACGATGATTGGTGGAGGTACAGGACCAGCCACAGGAACAAATGCCACAACTTGTACTCCTGGACCTTGGAATATTTACCGAATGTTGCAAGCCGCAGATGCGTTCCCTGTCAACATAGGATTTTTAGGGAAAGGCAATACAAGTCAACCCCAAGGACTAATAGAACAAATTGAAGCTGGAGTAATGGGGTTAAAACTCCATGAAGATTGGGGAACGACTCCCGCCACAATTGATACTTGTTTAACCGTTGCTGATGAATATGATGTGCAAGTCGCAATTCACACTGACACCCTCAACGAAGCCGGATTTGTTGAAGATACTATTGCCGCTTTTAAACATCGTGCTATTCACACCTACCACACGGAAGGGGCTGGAGGAGGACACGCACCAGACATTATCAAAGTTTGCGGACAAAGTAACGTTTTACCATCTTCTACTAACCCCACCCGTCCTTACACTGTCAACACTCTAGATGAACATTTGGATATGTTGATGGTATGTCATCACTTAGATTCCAGTATTCCTGAAGATGTATCTTTTGCTGAATCTCGGATTCGGAGAGAAACTATCGCAGCGGAAGATATTCTTCACGACTTAGGCGCGTTTAGTATGATTGCATCTGACTCACAAGCAATGGGGCGGGTAGGTGAAGTCATAATTCGGACTTGGCAAACAGCACACAAAATGAAAATACAACGGGGAAGCCTTGCTGGGGATGGTAATGCGGATAATGTACGAGCAAAAAGATATATCGCTAAATATACAATTAATCCGGCAATTACTCATGGTATTTCTGAATATGTGGGATCAGTAGAAGCAGGAAAATTAGCGGATTTGTGTTTGTGGACACCTGCGTTTTTTGGTGTCAAACCGCAAATTGTCATTAAAGGAGGCATGATTGCTTGGTCACAAATGGGTGATGCTAGTGCTAGTATTCCCACACCGCAACCTGTATATATGCGACCAATGTTTGGCAGTTTTGCGGGTGCGAGAAATGCAACATCATTAACTTTTATTTCTCAAGCAGCTTTAGCAAGAGAAATTCCTCAACAATTAAGTTTAAGAAAGTTAGCAGTTCCAGTTTCAGGAACTCGTCAAATTACTAAACTAGACATGAAATTAAATGATGCTTTACCTCATATTGAGGTAGATCCTGAAACCTACGAAGTCCGTGCGAATGGTGAATTATTAACTTGTGAACCAGCAACAGTTTTACCAATGGCACAAAGATACTTTCTGTTTTAG
- the rlmD gene encoding 23S rRNA (uracil(1939)-C(5))-methyltransferase RlmD, translating into MTNTMWRQDEIIELEITDLSDTGDGVGRFEQRVVFVPDTIPGDRLLVKLFNVKPKYAYGQVQELLQASPQRVRPSCIVADKCGGCQWQHINYKYQLTAKQNQVTQALERIGGFVNPQVDPVLVAAESFGYRNKVTYPIGMSATYQVQAGYYHKGTHKLINLNQCPVQDQRLNPLLAEIKLDIQKQGWTIYDETRHKGLIRHLGLRIGRRTGEILLTLVVKDWNLPGIETQAQQWLQRYPQLVGVSLNRNSDRTNAIFGSETRCLAGIPYLREKFAGLDFQIGPDTFFQVYTETAEALLEVIQSELNLQGHEVLVDAYCGIGTLSLPLAKQAKHVTGLELQSTAVEQAIVNARENGINNVTFQVGAVEKILQNLEIIPDVVLLDPPRKGCEANVIKTLRNLKPSRIVYVSCKVATLARDLKLLCEDGLYRLTRVQPADFFPQTAHVEAAAFLVLSEPG; encoded by the coding sequence ATGACTAATACAATGTGGCGACAAGATGAAATTATCGAACTGGAAATTACTGATTTAAGCGACACTGGTGACGGTGTTGGACGCTTTGAGCAGCGGGTGGTTTTTGTTCCTGATACGATACCCGGCGATCGCTTACTTGTCAAATTATTCAATGTTAAGCCAAAATACGCTTATGGTCAGGTGCAGGAATTATTGCAAGCCTCGCCTCAACGGGTGCGACCAAGCTGTATTGTCGCTGATAAATGCGGTGGTTGTCAATGGCAACATATTAATTATAAGTACCAGTTAACAGCCAAACAAAATCAAGTAACTCAAGCTTTAGAAAGAATTGGCGGTTTTGTTAATCCACAAGTAGATCCAGTCTTAGTCGCTGCTGAATCCTTTGGCTATCGCAACAAAGTTACTTATCCGATTGGTATGTCTGCAACATATCAGGTACAAGCTGGTTATTACCATAAAGGTACTCATAAATTAATCAACTTGAATCAATGCCCCGTGCAAGACCAGCGGTTAAATCCTTTATTAGCTGAAATCAAATTAGATATCCAAAAGCAGGGTTGGACAATTTATGACGAAACTCGGCACAAAGGATTAATTCGCCATTTGGGTTTACGCATTGGCCGCCGCACAGGGGAAATTCTGCTAACTTTGGTCGTCAAAGATTGGAATTTACCAGGAATTGAAACCCAAGCACAACAATGGTTACAGCGTTATCCTCAGTTAGTAGGAGTCTCTCTTAACCGCAATAGCGATCGCACAAATGCTATATTTGGATCAGAAACCCGTTGTCTAGCTGGAATTCCTTACCTGAGAGAAAAATTCGCCGGACTGGATTTTCAAATTGGACCAGATACCTTCTTCCAAGTGTATACAGAAACAGCCGAGGCACTTTTAGAGGTAATTCAATCAGAACTAAATTTACAAGGTCATGAAGTCCTAGTAGATGCCTATTGTGGTATAGGAACTTTAAGTCTGCCCTTAGCCAAACAAGCAAAGCACGTCACCGGCTTAGAATTGCAATCAACAGCAGTAGAACAAGCAATTGTCAATGCCCGAGAAAATGGAATTAATAATGTGACATTTCAAGTAGGTGCAGTGGAAAAAATTCTCCAGAATTTGGAAATTATACCAGATGTGGTCTTGCTTGATCCGCCCCGAAAAGGATGTGAAGCTAACGTTATCAAAACATTAAGAAATCTGAAACCATCTCGAATTGTTTACGTCAGTTGTAAAGTAGCCACTCTTGCCCGTGACCTAAAGTTACTTTGCGAAGATGGACTATATAGACTGACAAGGGTGCAACCTGCCGACTTTTTTCCTCAAACTGCCCATGTAGAAGCAGCCGCTTTTTTGGTGTTATCAGAACCAGGATAA
- a CDS encoding pirin family protein, translating to MTQNTINYVIHDRNSRFHSQIDWLNSYHTFSFSNFYDPTRMGFRSLRVINDDLIAAGAGFPTHGHKDMEILTYVLSGAVEHKDSLGTGSVILPGEAQVMSAGTGIMHSEFNPSPTEELHLLQIWILPNQQGLKPRYEQKAFPIAEKQGKLRLIASENGRDGSVIIYQDVSLYAGILATGDVVNYHLQDHRYAWLQIAKGKVNFNNHELQAGDGVEITGEEKITISSNSSSEILLFDLG from the coding sequence ATGACTCAAAATACAATTAATTATGTAATTCATGATAGAAATTCTCGGTTTCATAGTCAAATTGATTGGCTCAATAGTTATCATACATTTTCCTTCAGCAACTTCTATGATCCCACGCGGATGGGATTCCGTTCTTTGCGAGTAATTAATGATGATCTCATAGCTGCTGGTGCAGGATTTCCGACTCATGGACATAAAGATATGGAAATTCTCACTTATGTTTTATCAGGTGCAGTAGAACATAAAGATAGTTTAGGCACAGGTTCGGTAATTCTTCCCGGTGAAGCCCAGGTAATGAGTGCAGGAACTGGGATTATGCACAGTGAATTTAATCCTTCTCCAACTGAAGAATTACATTTACTGCAAATTTGGATTTTACCAAATCAGCAAGGACTAAAACCTAGATATGAACAAAAAGCTTTTCCCATAGCAGAAAAGCAAGGAAAATTACGTTTAATTGCCTCTGAAAATGGAAGAGATGGATCTGTAATTATTTATCAAGATGTCTCTTTATATGCGGGAATTTTAGCAACAGGTGATGTTGTAAATTATCATCTTCAAGATCATCGTTATGCTTGGTTACAAATAGCTAAAGGTAAAGTAAATTTCAATAATCACGAATTGCAAGCCGGAGATGGAGTAGAAATTACAGGAGAAGAAAAAATCACAATTAGCAGTAATTCAAGCTCAGAAATATTGCTGTTTGACTTAGGGTAA
- the ureA gene encoding urease subunit gamma codes for MHLTPQERDKLLIFTAALVAERRKNRGLKLNYPEAIAFISAAILEGARDGQTVADLMSYGTTLLTRDDVMEGIPEMIHDVQVEATFPDGTKLVTVHNPIC; via the coding sequence ATGCATCTAACACCGCAAGAACGAGATAAGTTATTAATTTTTACTGCTGCTTTAGTAGCGGAAAGACGAAAAAATAGAGGATTAAAATTAAATTATCCAGAAGCGATTGCTTTTATTTCTGCTGCGATTTTGGAAGGGGCAAGAGATGGTCAAACCGTGGCAGATTTAATGAGTTATGGAACAACTTTATTAACTCGTGATGATGTCATGGAAGGAATTCCAGAAATGATTCATGATGTCCAAGTAGAAGCCACTTTTCCTGATGGCACAAAGTTAGTAACTGTACATAATCCAATTTGTTAG